Within Desulfobacter sp., the genomic segment GAATAAAATGAAGAAATACAAGATTCGGAAAACCACCCGCATCCGGTCCTGAAACCGGGCAACGGCCTGCCGCCACGGTTTAAACCGTATGACCTGCCACAGCATGCCATATGAGAATGCAAGTGGCGGCATGGGGTGACCCCGGGTATGATCAACACGTTTGTATTCCTCAACGGCCGATAAAATCTGCTTCCCCTTGAAAATGGCACATTGTGGTATATTTTAAGGGAAGTATTTCTGTACCTGCCGTTATTCAAAATTCGTCTATTCTCCTGTTGACCAATGCTTATACAGAAATTAAACAAAGAATATTTCTAGGGAGTGTTAAAATGAAAATAGCAAAGAATAATGTACCCATTAGAATTGATGTGCCCGGGGCTACAGCCCGGCAAATTAAAGATTTTGGGGATGCAACAGGCTATGGGAAGATTGGCGGCGAATATTTTTCTCTGTCTTCCGGAACCGACCTTGCGCCTTTACTAAAGGGACTTGAAGGAGACCTCTGCCAGTCTCCTCACTGGGGGTTTATTATTGAAGGGCAATTGACAGTTGACTTTTCAGACGGCCATTCTGAAACCGTCAGTGAAAGTGATTTGTTTTTCTGGCCTCCTGGCCATACGATCAAAGCAGATAAGGATACTGAAATGATTTTGTTTAGTCCTGAGCACGAACATAGTGAGGTTATGGATCACGTTCTTTCCAAACTGGCATAATAATTTCGTCTGATTTTTTTTGTGTTTACTTGAGGAGGCTCATTCATTTGGAGTGAGCCTCCCATTTTTATGCTGATCATGCAATTGCCCTGGCCCACGAATAGACGATTGCGATATATCATATTCTTTTGTATGATGAGTGACTTGCCAGTCGTTTAAATTTTGTGAAAATTTGCAGGGTCCATTCGCGACAGTCCTCGACCAAAGGAAATGACAGGGAGGAAATATGAACGTTTCAAAAGGACTTGGGATTATTTTTTTCCTTATTTTATTATTCCCTTCATTTTCCAGGTCCGAACCAATGAAGTTTGCCTATTTTGACAATTATCCGCCCCGCTCCTACAGGACCGAAGGGAAAATGACCGGTATTATCATTGATATCATCGATATTGTGGTCAAAGATCGAATGGGTATAGATGTCATTCATGAGGGGTTTCCGTGGGCACGGGCTCAAGTGATGGTAAAGAACGGTGAATTCGATGCGTTTGTTACGGTTCCCACACCTGAAAGAAGGACCTATACATTCATAAGCAGGGAACCGCTATTTAAATTTGAAACTTTTATTGCGGCACCAGCGGATCACAATAAACTTTATGAATTGAAACAGGTGACCTCCGTTGACGGATTAAAGGACTTTAAACTGGTGGATTATCTTGGAAACGGATGGGCCAAAAAAGCATTGAAAGAGCTGAACGTTTACTGGCTGCCCAATTACGAGGCGATTTTTACTTTCCTGTTACAAGGAAAAGCCGATGCCGTGATTGTATCGGAGGTGGGGATCAATACGATTAAAAACTGTGGATATCAGGACAGCGTTGTTGTGTTGCCCCATCCCATTTCGTCCATAGGCTTTTACCTTTGTGTCGGTAAAAGATCTGCATATAAAGAAATATTGAAGGATTTTGATTCAGAAATAAAAAAGGCGAAGGACGAGGGAATAATAAAAAAGATAATTGATTCATATTATAATTAATTCCCCATGAGCGCTACGCGTTTAGTAAGGCGTTGAAAATTATCAGCGAACTCATTGATGAGAATTAAAGTGCAAATTACTCCGGTTAGTGTGAAAATATCCTGATCAAGCCTTTTGGGCTTGTTGCTCCATCAAATTTCCCAGAAGATTAAAGCCCATGACCGCAGCCATGATGCAAAGGCCTGGAAATATGGACAGGTGAGGGGCCGTGAACAGATAATCCTTGCCTTCCATGAGCAGGGTCCCCCACTCCGGATCTGGGGGCTGGACCCCGAACCCGAGAAACCCCAGGGCGGAAACGCTTAAGATACCCTTGGCCATGCCCACTGTGGCCAGGACCGTCATGGCAGGCCGGACCGTGGGCAAAAGATGACGGAAAATGATCATGCCAGGAGATACCCCGGACAGGCGGGCTGATTTTACGTAGAGGGCCTCCCGGGTGGTCAGGGCAATACCACGGGACAGGCGGGCGTATTTGGTCCATGACACACAGCTGATGGCAAAAATCAGGTTCAGGTCTCCCGGCCCCATGATGCCGGCCAGGGCTATGGCGGCCACCATCTCAGGAAATGCCAGGAACATGTCGGTAATGCGCATGAAAATTTCGTCTGCCCAGCCTTTGAAATACCCGGCAGCCAGCCCGATGGCTGTTCCCAGACCTGCAGAGAGGGCAACGGCGGCAAACCCAATACCTAGGGAGGCCCTGGCGCCGCAAAGAATCCGGGAAAACAGGCACCGGCCCAACGCATCGCAGCCCATGGGAAATTGCATGCAGGGCGGACTGAGCCGCATGGCAGGATTCGGGGCCAGGGGATCATTGGGGGCCAGGCCAGGCCCTGCGAAAACCATAACGACCAGAAGGATTAACACCCCGGAAGCCATGCTGCCCAGAGGATTTCGGGCCGCTGAGACCATAAGATGCCTGAAGGAGGGCA encodes:
- a CDS encoding transporter substrate-binding domain-containing protein; protein product: MNVSKGLGIIFFLILLFPSFSRSEPMKFAYFDNYPPRSYRTEGKMTGIIIDIIDIVVKDRMGIDVIHEGFPWARAQVMVKNGEFDAFVTVPTPERRTYTFISREPLFKFETFIAAPADHNKLYELKQVTSVDGLKDFKLVDYLGNGWAKKALKELNVYWLPNYEAIFTFLLQGKADAVIVSEVGINTIKNCGYQDSVVVLPHPISSIGFYLCVGKRSAYKEILKDFDSEIKKAKDEGIIKKIIDSYYN
- a CDS encoding cupin domain-containing protein; protein product: MKIAKNNVPIRIDVPGATARQIKDFGDATGYGKIGGEYFSLSSGTDLAPLLKGLEGDLCQSPHWGFIIEGQLTVDFSDGHSETVSESDLFFWPPGHTIKADKDTEMILFSPEHEHSEVMDHVLSKLA
- a CDS encoding ABC transporter permease, which encodes MSLRHRLPSFRHLMVSAARNPLGSMASGVLILLVVMVFAGPGLAPNDPLAPNPAMRLSPPCMQFPMGCDALGRCLFSRILCGARASLGIGFAAVALSAGLGTAIGLAAGYFKGWADEIFMRITDMFLAFPEMVAAIALAGIMGPGDLNLIFAISCVSWTKYARLSRGIALTTREALYVKSARLSGVSPGMIIFRHLLPTVRPAMTVLATVGMAKGILSVSALGFLGFGVQPPDPEWGTLLMEGKDYLFTAPHLSIFPGLCIMAAVMGFNLLGNLMEQQAQKA